The following proteins come from a genomic window of Pseudomonas sp. Z8(2022):
- a CDS encoding ACT domain-containing protein: protein MSGETNLARLLQSMTPQLNPGQYVFCCVAAEHDCSNLQPIASLREAEGLSLVLARESADRHGLSYDYVAAWITLQVHSSLAAVGLTASFSAALAQAGISCNVIAGFHHDHIFVPLQCAERALSTLRALSAVSLPEPA, encoded by the coding sequence ATGTCCGGCGAAACCAACCTCGCGCGCCTGCTGCAAAGCATGACGCCCCAGCTCAACCCCGGTCAGTACGTGTTCTGCTGCGTGGCGGCCGAACATGACTGCAGCAACCTGCAGCCCATCGCCAGCCTGCGTGAAGCCGAAGGCCTGAGCCTGGTGTTAGCGCGCGAGAGTGCCGACCGGCACGGCCTGAGTTACGACTATGTCGCCGCCTGGATCACCCTGCAGGTGCATTCGTCACTGGCAGCGGTGGGCCTGACTGCCTCTTTCTCTGCCGCGCTGGCGCAGGCAGGCATCAGCTGCAACGTGATCGCCGGTTTTCATCACGACCATATCTTCGTACCCCTCCAGTGTGCCGAACGGGCGCTGTCGACCCTGCGCGCACTGTCGGCCGTGTCGCTGCCGGAGCCAGCCTGA
- the putA gene encoding trifunctional transcriptional regulator/proline dehydrogenase/L-glutamate gamma-semialdehyde dehydrogenase, which translates to MATTTLGVKLDDATRERLKKAAAQIDRTPHWMIKQAIFNYLEQVESGLTPAEHAGLAAAAGDEALDSLTEQGLQVFLDFAESILPQSVLRAAITSAYRRPETEVVPMLLEQARLNPEQAEASQKLALGIAEKLRNQKNASGRQGLVQGLLQEFSLSSQEGVALMCLAEALLRIPDKATRDALIRDKIASGNWSQHLGQSPSMFVNAASWGLLITGKLVSTHNEAGMTSALNRIIGKSGEPVIRKGVDMAMRLMGEQFVTGETIAEALANAATLESKGFRYSYDMLGEAALTEEDAKRYLASYEQAIHAIGKASHGRGIYEGPGISIKLSALHPRYSRAQYERVMDELYPTLLSLTQLAKQYDIGINIDAEEADRLELSLDLLERLCFEPSLAGWNGIGFVIQAYQKRCPYVIDYVIDLAKRSRHRLMIRLVKGAYWDSEIKLAQVNGLEGYPVYTRKPYTDVSYIACARKLLAAPEAIYPQFATHNAHSLSAIYHLAGQNYYPGQYEFQCLHGMGEPLYEQVVGTIKDGKLNRPCRIYAPVGSHETLLAYLVRRLLENGANTSFVNRIADHSISLKDLVLDPVQQVEQMAAQEGTVGLPHPRIALPRDLYGKERVNSSGLDLANEHRLGSLSSALLSTVNHSYLAEPMLGCDGANPGEPEPVRNPADHRDLVGHVREASVADVDSALLCALASGQIWQSTLPAERAAVLERAADLMEAELQQLMGLLVRESGKTFANAIAEVREAVDFLRYYAIQARSFSNDSHRPLGPVVCISPWNFPLAIFTGQVCAALAAGNTVLAKPAEQTPLIAAQAVRILREAGVPAGAVQLLPGRGETVGARLVGDERVRGVMFTGSTEVAGILQRNIAGRLDAQGRTIPLIAETGGLNAMIVDSSALTEQVVMDVVASAFDSAGQRCSALRVLCVQDDVADRVLTMLKGAMAEYTLGNPERLNTDIGPVIDAEAKAGIETHIAKLREKGRKVTQLARVNGEEIKRGTFVVPTLIELDSFDEMKREIFGPVLHVVRYQRADLGKLLQQINDSGYGLTLGVHTRIDETIAQVVGTAKVGNLYVNRNMVGAVVGVQPFGGEGLSGTGPKAGGPLYLYRLLSTRPQEAVAQYLQQAEVQTLPVPSELDKVRAAFAEWAGKQEPGIATLFEQYRALSQSYSSHTLTGPTGERNSYSLLPRERVLNLADERSDLLAQLAATLAVGSKAIWLESQRALHAELPKDVQKHIQLVADWNSIDVELDAILHHGDSDQLRAVSEQAAQRKGAIVGVHGLNKGETDIALERLLIEHALSVNTAAAGGNASLMTIG; encoded by the coding sequence ATGGCTACCACCACTCTTGGCGTAAAACTCGACGACGCTACCCGCGAGCGCCTGAAAAAGGCCGCTGCGCAGATCGACCGTACGCCGCACTGGATGATCAAACAGGCGATCTTCAATTATCTGGAGCAAGTCGAGAGTGGCCTGACGCCCGCCGAGCATGCCGGCCTCGCCGCTGCCGCCGGTGACGAAGCCCTGGATTCGCTGACCGAGCAGGGCCTGCAGGTATTCCTCGATTTTGCCGAGAGCATCCTGCCGCAGTCGGTGTTGCGCGCCGCCATCACCAGTGCCTACCGCCGCCCGGAAACCGAAGTGGTACCGATGCTGCTGGAGCAGGCGCGCCTGAACCCCGAGCAGGCCGAGGCCTCGCAGAAACTTGCTCTCGGCATCGCCGAGAAGCTGCGCAACCAGAAGAACGCCAGCGGCCGTCAGGGTCTGGTGCAGGGCCTGCTGCAGGAGTTCTCGCTGTCGTCGCAGGAAGGTGTGGCGCTGATGTGCCTGGCCGAAGCCCTGCTGCGCATCCCCGACAAGGCCACCCGCGACGCACTGATCCGCGACAAGATCGCCAGCGGCAACTGGAGCCAGCACCTCGGCCAGAGCCCGTCGATGTTCGTCAACGCAGCGAGCTGGGGCCTGCTGATCACCGGCAAGCTGGTGTCAACCCACAACGAGGCCGGCATGACCTCGGCGCTCAACCGCATCATCGGCAAGAGCGGCGAGCCGGTAATCCGCAAGGGCGTGGACATGGCCATGCGCCTGATGGGCGAGCAGTTCGTCACCGGCGAAACCATCGCCGAAGCCCTGGCCAACGCCGCCACACTGGAGAGCAAGGGCTTCCGCTACTCCTACGACATGCTCGGTGAAGCGGCACTGACCGAGGAAGACGCCAAGCGTTACCTGGCCTCCTACGAGCAGGCCATCCATGCCATCGGCAAGGCTTCCCACGGTCGCGGCATCTACGAAGGCCCGGGCATCTCGATCAAGCTGTCCGCCCTGCACCCGCGCTACAGCCGCGCCCAGTACGAACGCGTGATGGACGAGCTGTACCCGACCCTGCTGAGCCTGACCCAGCTGGCCAAGCAGTACGACATCGGCATCAACATCGACGCAGAGGAAGCCGACCGCCTGGAGCTGTCGCTGGATCTGCTCGAGCGCCTGTGCTTCGAGCCGAGCCTGGCCGGCTGGAACGGCATCGGTTTCGTCATCCAGGCCTACCAGAAGCGCTGCCCGTACGTGATCGACTACGTCATCGACCTGGCCAAGCGCAGCCGCCACCGCCTGATGATCCGCCTGGTCAAGGGCGCCTACTGGGACAGCGAGATCAAGCTGGCCCAGGTCAATGGCCTGGAAGGCTACCCGGTGTACACCCGCAAGCCGTACACCGATGTCTCCTACATCGCCTGTGCGCGCAAGCTGCTGGCCGCGCCGGAAGCCATCTACCCGCAGTTCGCCACGCACAACGCCCATTCGCTGTCGGCCATCTATCACCTGGCCGGGCAGAACTACTACCCGGGCCAGTACGAGTTCCAGTGCCTGCACGGCATGGGCGAGCCGCTGTACGAGCAGGTAGTAGGCACCATCAAAGACGGCAAGCTGAACCGCCCGTGCCGCATCTACGCACCGGTGGGCAGCCACGAGACCCTGCTGGCCTATCTGGTGCGTCGTCTGCTGGAAAACGGTGCCAACACCAGCTTCGTCAACCGCATCGCCGACCACAGCATCTCGCTGAAGGATCTGGTACTCGACCCGGTACAGCAGGTCGAGCAGATGGCGGCGCAGGAAGGCACCGTCGGCCTGCCGCACCCGCGCATCGCGCTGCCGCGCGACCTGTACGGCAAGGAGCGGGTCAATTCTTCGGGCCTGGATCTGGCCAACGAACATCGCCTCGGCTCGCTGTCCTCGGCGCTGCTGTCCACCGTCAACCACAGCTACCTGGCCGAGCCGATGCTCGGTTGCGATGGCGCCAACCCGGGCGAGCCGGAGCCGGTGCGCAACCCGGCCGATCATCGTGACCTGGTCGGCCATGTGCGCGAAGCCAGCGTTGCCGATGTCGACAGCGCCCTGCTCTGCGCCCTGGCCAGCGGGCAGATCTGGCAGTCCACCCTGCCGGCCGAGCGCGCCGCCGTACTGGAGCGCGCCGCCGACCTGATGGAAGCCGAGCTGCAACAGCTGATGGGCCTGCTGGTACGCGAGTCCGGCAAGACCTTCGCCAACGCCATCGCCGAAGTGCGCGAGGCGGTGGACTTCCTCCGTTACTACGCGATCCAGGCACGCAGTTTCAGCAATGACAGCCACCGGCCGCTGGGCCCGGTGGTGTGCATCAGCCCGTGGAACTTCCCTCTGGCGATCTTCACCGGTCAGGTCTGCGCCGCGCTGGCCGCCGGCAACACCGTGCTGGCCAAACCGGCCGAGCAGACGCCGCTGATCGCCGCCCAGGCCGTGCGCATCCTGCGCGAGGCCGGCGTGCCGGCCGGTGCCGTGCAGCTGCTGCCGGGCCGTGGTGAAACCGTCGGTGCGCGTCTGGTGGGTGACGAGCGCGTGCGTGGCGTGATGTTCACCGGCTCCACCGAAGTTGCCGGCATCCTCCAGCGCAACATTGCCGGTCGTCTGGATGCCCAGGGCCGTACCATTCCGCTGATCGCCGAAACCGGTGGCCTGAACGCCATGATCGTCGATTCCTCGGCGCTGACCGAGCAGGTGGTGATGGACGTGGTCGCCTCCGCCTTCGACAGCGCCGGCCAGCGCTGCTCGGCCCTGCGCGTGCTGTGCGTGCAGGACGACGTGGCCGACCGCGTGCTGACCATGCTCAAGGGCGCCATGGCCGAATACACCCTCGGCAACCCGGAGCGTCTGAACACCGACATCGGCCCGGTGATCGACGCCGAAGCCAAGGCCGGCATCGAAACCCACATCGCCAAGCTGCGCGAGAAAGGCCGCAAGGTCACTCAACTGGCACGCGTCAACGGCGAGGAGATCAAGCGCGGCACCTTCGTCGTACCGACCTTGATCGAGCTGGACAGCTTCGACGAAATGAAGCGCGAGATCTTCGGCCCGGTGCTGCACGTGGTGCGCTACCAGCGCGCTGACCTTGGCAAGCTGCTGCAGCAGATCAACGACAGCGGCTACGGCCTGACCCTCGGCGTGCACACCCGCATCGACGAGACCATCGCCCAGGTGGTCGGCACCGCCAAGGTCGGCAACCTGTATGTCAACCGCAACATGGTCGGCGCCGTTGTCGGCGTGCAGCCGTTCGGCGGCGAAGGTCTGTCCGGCACCGGCCCGAAAGCCGGTGGCCCGCTGTACCTGTATCGTCTGCTGTCGACCCGTCCGCAGGAGGCGGTCGCCCAGTACCTGCAACAGGCCGAGGTGCAGACCCTGCCGGTTCCGAGCGAACTGGACAAGGTGCGCGCCGCCTTCGCCGAGTGGGCAGGCAAGCAGGAGCCGGGCATCGCCACGCTGTTCGAGCAGTACCGCGCGCTGTCGCAGAGCTACAGCAGCCACACGCTGACCGGCCCGACCGGCGAGCGCAACAGCTACAGCCTGCTGCCGCGCGAGCGCGTGCTCAACCTGGCCGACGAGCGCAGCGACCTGCTGGCCCAACTGGCCGCCACCCTGGCGGTGGGCAGTAAGGCGATCTGGCTGGAAAGCCAGCGCGCGCTGCATGCCGAACTGCCGAAGGACGTGCAGAAGCACATCCAGCTGGTGGCCGACTGGAACAGCATCGACGTGGAGCTGGACGCCATCCTGCACCACGGCGATTCCGACCAGTTGCGCGCGGTGAGCGAGCAGGCAGCGCAGCGCAAGGGTGCCATCGTCGGCGTGCACGGGCTGAACAAGGGCGAAACCGACATTGCGCTGGAGCGCCTGCTGATCGAGCACGCCTTGAGCGTCAACACCGCAGCGGCTGGCGGTAACGCCAGCCTGATGACCATCGGTTAA
- a CDS encoding ATPase, which produces MRNDANDELDNLPSLTPERREDFAEPREEPAVRSSRVSSSKAAPKGASTGPLWALVGALSFALAGLGWWSLQQIGLMEQRLVATQESFARISEEAAGRIQDISGKVVATESSVTSGSEALKLQVKQLENRLAELSQQQQQSATAQAALDKRVEQLGNELKSGIGAGADFDKRLQALTTEQAALKAAQGDAKATQAELAKLDTRIKALGTDIEALKKQGNPAQSIRSLEQDLLVLRSELDNRPAASAGPTTAEFDAFRAQMTRNINTLQSQVMNLQQQIDQR; this is translated from the coding sequence ATGCGTAACGACGCCAACGACGAGCTCGACAACCTGCCCAGCCTGACCCCGGAGCGCCGCGAGGATTTCGCCGAGCCGCGCGAGGAGCCGGCTGTACGCAGCAGCCGTGTCTCCAGCAGCAAGGCGGCGCCCAAAGGCGCCAGCACCGGGCCGCTGTGGGCACTGGTCGGTGCGCTGAGTTTTGCCCTGGCCGGCCTGGGCTGGTGGAGCCTGCAACAGATCGGCCTGATGGAGCAGCGCCTGGTGGCGACCCAGGAAAGCTTCGCCCGTATCAGTGAGGAGGCGGCCGGACGCATTCAGGATATTTCCGGCAAGGTGGTGGCGACCGAATCCAGCGTCACCAGCGGCAGCGAGGCGCTCAAGCTGCAGGTCAAGCAGCTGGAGAATCGCCTGGCCGAGCTGAGCCAGCAGCAACAGCAGAGCGCTACCGCGCAGGCCGCGCTGGACAAACGGGTCGAACAACTGGGTAATGAGCTCAAGAGCGGCATCGGTGCCGGCGCCGATTTTGACAAGCGCCTGCAGGCTCTCACTACCGAGCAGGCGGCGCTGAAGGCCGCGCAGGGTGATGCCAAGGCGACCCAGGCCGAGCTGGCCAAGCTCGATACCCGGATCAAGGCACTCGGTACTGATATCGAAGCGCTGAAGAAGCAGGGTAACCCGGCCCAGTCCATCCGCAGCCTGGAGCAGGATCTGCTGGTACTGCGCAGCGAGCTGGACAATCGCCCGGCCGCCAGCGCCGGCCCCACCACCGCCGAGTTCGATGCCTTCCGCGCGCAGATGACGCGCAACATCAACACCCTGCAGAGCCAGGTGATGAATCTGCAGCAGCAAATCGATCAGCGCTGA
- a CDS encoding NAD-dependent epimerase/dehydratase family protein — MKILVTGASGFIGGRFARFALEQGLDVRVNGRRAEGVQHLIKRGAEFVQGDLGDAELAQALCQDVEAVVHCAGAVGVWGDYAQFHQANVTVTENIVDACLRQKVRRLVHLSSPSIYFDGKSHVDIREEQLPRRFSDHYGKTKYLAEQQVFAAQEFGLEVIALRPRFVTGAGDTSIFPRLIGMQRKGRLAIIGNGLNKVDFTSVHNLNDALLGSLQVGGAALGQVYNISNGAPVPLWDVVNYVLRRLELPPVTRHVPFPLAYAAATLNEGVCRLWPGHPEPSLFRLGVAVMARDFSLNIDCAREYLGYEPRASLWDALDEFCTWWQAQMGPQE; from the coding sequence ATGAAGATTCTGGTCACCGGCGCGAGTGGCTTCATCGGCGGGCGCTTCGCGCGGTTCGCACTCGAACAGGGCCTGGATGTGCGGGTCAACGGCCGCCGTGCCGAAGGCGTGCAGCATCTGATCAAGCGCGGCGCCGAGTTCGTCCAGGGCGACCTTGGCGATGCCGAGCTGGCGCAGGCGCTGTGTCAGGATGTCGAGGCGGTGGTGCACTGCGCCGGCGCCGTTGGCGTATGGGGTGATTACGCGCAGTTTCACCAGGCCAACGTGACGGTCACCGAGAATATCGTCGATGCCTGCCTCAGGCAGAAGGTCCGGCGCCTGGTGCATCTGTCCTCGCCGTCGATCTACTTCGATGGAAAATCCCATGTCGATATCCGCGAGGAGCAGCTGCCCAGGCGCTTCTCCGATCACTATGGCAAGACCAAGTACCTGGCCGAGCAGCAGGTGTTCGCCGCACAGGAGTTCGGTCTGGAGGTGATCGCCCTGCGGCCGCGCTTCGTCACCGGCGCCGGTGACACCAGCATCTTCCCGCGACTGATTGGCATGCAGCGCAAGGGCCGCCTGGCGATCATCGGCAATGGCCTGAACAAGGTCGACTTCACCAGCGTGCACAATCTCAATGATGCCTTGCTCGGCTCGCTGCAGGTCGGGGGGGCGGCCCTTGGCCAGGTGTACAACATCAGCAATGGTGCGCCGGTGCCGTTGTGGGACGTGGTCAACTACGTGCTGCGCCGCCTGGAGCTGCCGCCGGTGACCCGGCATGTGCCGTTCCCGCTGGCCTATGCTGCGGCGACGCTCAATGAAGGTGTGTGTCGCCTGTGGCCCGGGCATCCCGAGCCGAGCCTGTTTCGCCTGGGCGTGGCGGTGATGGCCAGGGATTTTTCCCTGAACATCGACTGCGCCCGTGAGTACCTGGGCTATGAGCCCAGGGCCAGCCTGTGGGATGCGCTGGACGAGTTCTGCACCTGGTGGCAGGCGCAGATGGGGCCTCAGGAGTAG
- a CDS encoding LysE/ArgO family amino acid transporter — translation MWQSYSNGLLVAIGLIMAIGAQNAFVLAQSLRREHHLPVAALCIVCDAVLVAAGVFGLATLLVQSPTLLAVARWGGAAFLIWYGSQALLRAARPQSLQAAASEPRSLRAVMLAALAVTLLNPHVYLDTVLLIGSLGAQQPEPGAYAAGAASASFLWFSALALGAAWLAPWLARPVTWRLIDLGVATMMFSVAAQLILGAL, via the coding sequence ATGTGGCAGAGCTACAGTAACGGCCTGCTGGTGGCCATCGGTCTGATCATGGCCATCGGCGCGCAGAACGCCTTCGTCCTGGCGCAGAGCCTGCGCCGCGAACATCACCTGCCGGTGGCGGCGTTGTGCATCGTCTGCGACGCCGTGCTGGTGGCCGCCGGCGTGTTCGGCCTGGCCACCCTGCTGGTGCAGAGCCCGACACTGCTGGCCGTCGCCCGCTGGGGCGGCGCCGCCTTCCTGATCTGGTACGGCAGCCAGGCGCTACTGCGCGCGGCACGCCCACAATCGCTGCAGGCGGCCGCAAGCGAACCACGCTCATTGCGCGCGGTAATGCTCGCAGCGCTGGCGGTCACCCTGCTCAACCCGCACGTCTATCTGGACACCGTGCTGCTGATCGGCTCGCTCGGCGCCCAGCAACCCGAACCAGGCGCCTATGCCGCAGGCGCGGCCAGCGCCTCCTTTCTCTGGTTCAGTGCCCTGGCACTTGGCGCTGCATGGCTGGCGCCCTGGCTGGCCAGGCCGGTGACCTGGCGCCTGATCGATCTGGGCGTGGCGACGATGATGTTCAGCGTGGCGGCGCAGTTGATTCTGGGTGCGCTCTAG
- a CDS encoding ArsR/SmtB family transcription factor, which yields MTIRNDHTLDIDAIIKAIAHPVRRDILGWLKEPERHFAEQAHPLEIGVCAGKIFLRTGLSQSTVSAHLTTLQHAGLVTSRKVGQWHFFKRNDELIQTFVERLGQQL from the coding sequence ATGACGATACGCAACGATCACACCCTGGATATCGACGCCATCATCAAGGCCATTGCCCACCCGGTGCGCCGCGACATCCTCGGCTGGCTGAAGGAGCCCGAACGCCACTTCGCCGAACAGGCTCATCCGCTGGAGATCGGCGTGTGTGCCGGCAAGATCTTCCTGCGCACCGGGCTTTCGCAATCGACCGTATCCGCCCATCTGACCACCCTGCAGCACGCTGGTCTGGTGACCAGTCGCAAGGTCGGCCAGTGGCACTTCTTCAAGCGCAACGACGAGCTTATCCAGACCTTCGTCGAGCGCCTGGGCCAGCAACTCTGA
- a CDS encoding alkene reductase yields MPTLFDPIQIGDLHLNNRIIMAPLTRCRADEGRVPNALMAEYYTQRASAGLIISEATSVTPMGVGYPDTPGIWSDEQVRGWSNITQAVHANGGKIVLQLWHVGRISDPIYLNGELPVAPSAIKPAGHVSLVRPIKEYVTPRALETEEIADIVEAYRQGAENAMAAGFDGVEIHGANGYLLDQFLQSSTNQRTDRFGGSLENRARLLLEVADAAISVWGAGRVGVHLAPRADSHDMGDANRAETFGYVARELGKRGIAFICTREKVGEDSLTPQLKQAFGGVVIANERFTKDQANAWLAEGKADAVAFGIPFIANPDLPERLAQDAALNEPHPETFYGAGPVGYIDYPRL; encoded by the coding sequence ATGCCGACATTGTTCGACCCCATCCAGATCGGTGATCTGCATCTGAACAACCGCATCATCATGGCGCCGCTGACCCGCTGCCGCGCCGACGAAGGCCGCGTGCCCAACGCACTGATGGCCGAGTACTACACCCAGCGCGCTTCGGCCGGCCTGATCATCAGCGAGGCCACTTCGGTCACGCCGATGGGCGTCGGCTACCCGGACACTCCCGGTATCTGGTCGGATGAGCAGGTTCGTGGCTGGAGCAACATCACCCAGGCGGTACACGCCAATGGCGGCAAGATCGTCCTGCAGCTGTGGCATGTCGGGCGCATCTCCGACCCGATCTACCTGAACGGCGAACTGCCGGTGGCTCCCAGCGCGATCAAGCCCGCCGGCCACGTCAGCCTGGTGCGTCCGATCAAGGAATACGTCACCCCGCGCGCCCTGGAAACCGAGGAAATCGCCGATATCGTCGAGGCCTATCGTCAGGGTGCCGAGAACGCCATGGCCGCCGGTTTCGATGGCGTGGAAATCCACGGTGCCAACGGTTACCTGCTCGACCAGTTCCTGCAGAGCAGCACCAACCAGCGCACCGACCGCTTCGGGGGCAGCCTCGAGAACCGTGCACGCCTGCTACTGGAAGTGGCCGATGCGGCCATTTCCGTGTGGGGCGCCGGCCGTGTCGGCGTGCATCTGGCGCCGCGCGCCGACTCGCACGACATGGGCGACGCCAACCGCGCCGAAACCTTCGGCTACGTGGCCCGTGAACTGGGTAAACGCGGCATCGCCTTCATCTGCACCCGCGAGAAAGTGGGTGAAGACAGCCTGACGCCACAACTGAAGCAGGCATTCGGCGGCGTGGTCATCGCCAACGAGCGCTTCACCAAGGATCAGGCCAACGCCTGGCTGGCCGAAGGCAAGGCCGACGCCGTGGCCTTCGGCATTCCCTTCATCGCCAACCCGGACCTGCCGGAGCGTCTGGCACAGGACGCCGCGCTGAACGAGCCGCATCCGGAAACCTTCTACGGCGCAGGCCCGGTCGGCTATATCGACTATCCGCGTCTGTAA
- a CDS encoding LysR family transcriptional regulator ArgP — translation MFDYKLLAALAAVVEQAGFERAAQVLSLSQSAVSQRIKLLEERVGQPVLVRATPPAPTEIGRRLLNHVQQVRLLERDLQGQVPGLDEQALPERLRIAINADSLATWWAAATAEFCAAQRVLMELVVEDQEVGLRRMRAGEVAGCVCAAERPVAGARSMALGAMRYRALASPAFIARHFSAGVSAEALARAPAIVYGPDDQLQHRYLAGLGVTGAFAYHLCPSSEGFVRLTEGGLGWGLVPELQVRDELASGRLVDLVPERFIDVPLYWHHWRNGGELLGELTEQLRRHSSSVLVPLHSWRSAES, via the coding sequence TTGTTCGATTACAAGCTTCTGGCAGCTCTGGCCGCAGTGGTGGAGCAGGCTGGTTTCGAGCGCGCGGCGCAGGTGCTGAGTTTGTCGCAGTCGGCTGTTTCCCAGCGCATCAAGCTGCTTGAGGAGCGGGTGGGGCAGCCCGTGCTGGTGCGTGCCACACCGCCGGCGCCCACCGAGATTGGTCGGCGCCTGCTCAACCACGTGCAGCAGGTGCGTCTGCTCGAACGCGATCTGCAGGGCCAGGTGCCGGGGCTGGATGAGCAGGCCTTGCCGGAGCGTCTGCGCATTGCCATCAATGCCGACAGCCTGGCTACCTGGTGGGCGGCGGCGACTGCGGAGTTCTGCGCCGCCCAGCGGGTGTTGATGGAGCTGGTGGTGGAGGATCAGGAAGTGGGACTCAGGCGCATGCGCGCCGGCGAAGTGGCCGGCTGCGTATGTGCTGCCGAGCGGCCGGTGGCCGGCGCGCGCAGCATGGCGCTGGGAGCGATGCGTTATCGCGCCCTGGCCAGCCCGGCCTTTATCGCCCGACATTTCTCCGCGGGTGTCAGCGCCGAGGCGCTGGCGCGTGCGCCGGCCATCGTCTATGGCCCGGATGATCAGTTGCAGCATCGCTACCTGGCTGGTTTGGGCGTGACGGGCGCTTTCGCCTATCACCTGTGTCCTTCGTCGGAAGGTTTCGTGCGTCTGACCGAAGGTGGGCTGGGCTGGGGGCTGGTGCCGGAACTGCAGGTCCGTGACGAACTGGCCAGCGGCAGGCTGGTGGATCTGGTGCCGGAGCGCTTCATCGATGTGCCGTTGTACTGGCATCACTGGCGCAACGGCGGTGAACTGCTTGGCGAACTGACCGAGCAGTTGCGTCGCCACTCGTCTTCGGTGCTGGTACCACTGCACTCCTGGCGGTCTGCAGAGTCGTAG